A genomic window from Triticum urartu cultivar G1812 chromosome 7, Tu2.1, whole genome shotgun sequence includes:
- the LOC125520796 gene encoding dolichyl-diphosphooligosaccharide--protein glycosyltransferase subunit DAD2 — MPKAAGDAKLLIQSLTKAYAATPTNLKIIDLYVVFAVATALVQVIYMGIVGSFPFNSFLSGVLSCIGTAVLGVCLRIQVNKDNKEFKDLPPERAFADFVLCNLVLHLVIMNFLG, encoded by the exons ATGCCGAAGGCCGCGGGGGATGCCAAGCTCCTGATCCAGTCCCTCACCAAGGCCTACGCCGCCACGCCCACGAATCTCAAG ATCATTGACCTGTACGTGGTTTTCGCGGTCGCCACTGCCCTGGTTCAG GTCATTTACATGGGAATAGTTGGGTCATTCCCCTTCAACTCTTTCCTGTCTGGTGTCCTGTCATGCATTGGAACTGCAGTGCTTGGTG TTTGCCTCCGTATTCAAGTCAACAAGGACAACAAGGAATTCAAG GATCTTCCCCCGGAGAGGGCCTTTGCTGATTTCGTCCTGTGCAATCTGGTGCTCCACCTGGTGATCATGAACTTCCTTGGATGA
- the LOC125520795 gene encoding uncharacterized protein LOC125520795, with protein sequence MPGDASSPTSTAAAALAQAEADLSAGRLRAAQRQARRAARLDPDSAVASVLLAATSVLLADAGSPRATLLLPEDPKSSLASDPDAIRRHYKSLSRSLRPGDAASSYPAAAAAAQEALRRAADAYAALKEEREAPPPPPTFWTACAGCRLLHEFDRQYVGFRLTCPSCRRSFLAAEVPPPPPPKKHKPEKTLAEMQLQLAKRKGKDQRAAQSSSSDDSDEQSELEVPEEEPDSYHSGQMAVEDSDFYNFDADRMEKCFKRGQVWALYGDDDGMPRHYALVETALPGRQFRAQIRWLEHQPDGKEGKPCGAFKVGREVTVHSVNVFSHLVACEKVAREAYRVYPKKGSVWALYAGEYIDTGRPKYDFVVFLSGYSEVHGISFGYLEKVEGFRSIFTRREIGVRAVQYLREGDVGLLSHQTPARKVSKGEASTLPPGDCWELDPASLPAELLHA encoded by the coding sequence ATGCCCGGCGACGCCTCCTCGCCGACCTCCACGGCGGCTGCGGCGCTGGCGCAGGCCGAGGCCGACCTCTCCGCGGGCCGCCTCCGCGCCGCGCAGAGGCAggcccgccgcgccgcccgcctcgACCCGGACTCCGCAGTCGCCTCCGTCCTCCTCGCCGCCACCTCCGTCCTCCTGGCCGACGCCGGCTCCCCCCGCGCCACCCTCCTCCTCCCCGAGGACCCCAAGTCCTCCCTCGCCAGCGACCCCGACGCCATCCGGCGCCACTACAAGTCCCTCTCCAGATCCCTCCGCCCCGGCGACGCCGCCTCCTCctaccccgccgccgccgccgcggcgcaGGAGGCGCTCCGCCGCGCGGCCGACGCCTACGCCGCGCTCAAGGAGGAGCGGGaggcgccgccaccgccgcccaccTTCTGGACGGCCTGCGCCGGCTGCCGCCTCCTCCACGAGTTCGACCGGCAGTACGTGGGCTTCCGCCTCACATGCCCCTCCTGCCGCCGGTCGTTCCTCGCCGCCGAGGTgccccctcctccgccgcccaAGAAGCACAAGCCGGAGAAGACGCTCGCCGAGATGCAGCTCCAGCTCGCCAAGAGGAAAGGGAAAGACCAGAGGGCCGCACAGAGCTCATCCAGTGACGATTCTGACGAGCAGTCGGAACTGGAGGTGCCCGAGGAGGAGCCGGATAGCTATCACTCGGGGCAGATGGCTGTGGAGGACTCTGACTTCTACAACTTCGACGCCGACCGCATGGAGAAATGCTTCAAGAGAGGCCAGGTGTGGGCATTGTATGGGGACGACGATGGCATGCCGCGGCACTATGCGCTGGTGGAGACGGCATTGCCGGGCAGGCAGTTCCGTGCCCAGATACGGTGGCTGGAGCACCAGCCTGATGGGAAGGAGGGCAAGCCATGTGGGGCGTTCAAGGTTGGGAGAGAAGTCACGGTGCACTCGGTGAACGTCTTCTCGCATCTTGTCGCCTGCGAGAAGGTGGCGAGGGAGGCGTATCGTGTTTACCCCAAAAAGGGTTCGGTCTGGGCGCTCTATGCCGGAGAGTACATCGACACCGGGAGGCCCAAGTATGACTTTGTGGTGTTCCTCAGCGGGTACAGTGAAGTCCACGGCATCAGCTTCGGCTACCTGGAGAAGGTGGAGGGTTTCAGGAGCATCTTCACCCGCCGCGAGATTGGTGTCCGTGCCGTTCAGTACCTCCGGGAGGGCGATGTTGGGTTGCTTTCGCATCAGACACCGGCGAGGAAAGTCTCCAAGGGTGAAGCCTCGACACTGCCTCCTGGTGATTGCTGGGAGCTTGACCCTGCATCCTTGCCTGCTGAATTGCTGCACGCCTGA